Genomic segment of Thermodesulfobacteriota bacterium:
GTCGGCCTGGATGTCGACCATGTAGGGCCGGTTGACCAGGGCGTACACCATCATCACCGGCACCTTGCAGGGGCGCTTCACGGTGGGGTGATAGTGGTAGAGGACCATCTCGTCTTCCCGGTACACCGCTTCCTTGGAGGTGGGGGCGACGTCGATCTCCTTGATGTCGACGATGGAGTCGATGCCCCGCAGGAGTTTGCGGTTGAAGTCCACCATCTCTTTCATGGCCTGCTCGGGGCGGATCTGGACAGGGAACATGGATTACCCCTCCTTCTTCCCGGTCCGGGAAGCGCTTGATCTTGCCCTGGAGGAAGATTTTCGGCGCGTGGTGGCATTTGGGGGGGCAGGGTCGGCCGCCGGAGCGGCGGCGCCCGGCGCCGCGGGCGGCGCCGGGGTGGCCGGTGCCGTGGCGGGAGCGGCTCGCATTTGGGAGACCTCGCGGCGCAGCGCCCGCACCTCGTTCTTGAGGTCGTGGAGGTGGCGGTAGGCGTCGTCGAGCTCGCGGCGGGTGGGCAGGTGCAGGGACTTCATGAGAGCGTCCATGAGCTCCCGCTCCCGTATCCGGTGCTGCATGGCGGCGTTTACGAAACGCCCCTGGACCTCGGCGAAGGCGTCGGTGCTGGCCATCTCGAAGTAGGTCTTCTCCGCAGTGGCGACCCACAGGTCGAAGAGGGCGCGAAGGCTCTCGATCTTCTCCCCCCGTTCCGACTTCTCCACGAGCTCCCGCAGGAGCCCCTCCATGGCCCGCAGGCCCGTGTTCACCATCTCGGTGTGGAAGTCGACCTCGGTTCGGCGCACCTCCACCCAGGTCTCGAAGGCGGAGGTGACCTTCTCCTGGAACTCGCGCGTGTACCCGATGGCGGGGGCGGCGGCGAACTTGCCCGCGGTGCTCCCGAAGGTGTCCATGAAGAGGTTGTACATGCGCACGACGGCTTGGCGGTCTCCGCTCATGGCCTCCCCCAGGTGGCCGCGCGCGCCCCGGAGCGACTCCAGCCACGGCGCCCCGAGCTTCTGGAGCTCCTGCGCGTACAGCTTCCAGAGCTCAGGCATGTCGCGGGCCATGGCAGCGGCCGCTTCGGGCGTAAACCAGGGCGCGGGCGCCTGGGTCATGGTCTCCTTGATCTGGCGGAACTGCCGACGCAGGAGGTCGGCCCAGTCCTCCCCGGCGTCGATCTTGGGGGCGACGGTGTGCATGACGGCCAGGGCCTGCTCGACGAACCGCAGGAACACGTCTTCACCGGTGAAGAGACGTTCGGCCACTTCACGGGGTACGCCGGTCGTGGAGGCCCCGAGCCCTTCGAGGCTCTGACGGGCCAGATCGCGCCAGCGCTGGCCCCACTCGGCCCAGGCAGGCGCTTCCCCTCCCGCCGGGGCACTTCGCTGGGCGGCCTCGGCCCAGCCTTCCCACAGCTTCTTCTGGGTCTCGGTCCACGATCGCAACATCGCCTGGGTCTGCTCGGTCCAGTTCATGGCCTCCCCTCTCCTTCGAACGCGTTCATGGGGTCCTGTTCCTTCTGTCTGGACTGGAGAAGAACCCCTCGGTCCACGACTGGGCCCACTCCGCCTGGGTCTGGAGGGCTTTGCGGGTCAGCTCTTCCCAGTCGCCGATGGCGCCTTCGGCCTCCTGGCTCCGGCCCCGGGCAGCCAGGAGCTCCCGCAGGTTCTTCACGGTCTTCTCCGCCTCTTGGAGGCGGCTCTTGAGCTCTTCGCAGCGCTCCAGGAGCTCCAGGTACCGCTGGCGCGGGACCACGCCCAGGGTCTTCCAGTACTCCTCCACCAGGGCTTGGATGTCCCCCGCGCCGGGAGCGCCTGCCGCTTCCCGGGGCATCCACGCCCGGGCCCAGGCGGCAAGGGCCTCCGGGGTGAGGGGGTTGGCACCCAGGGCCTCCAGGGCCTTGCGGGCCTCCTCCGTACCCCGGAGGGCGTCGGCAGTGAGCCGGAGCCACGATTCGAGCAGCTTGGGGTCCACGGGAGCCTCCTTCCGCGGAGGTGCGAAGGGTAGTCGGCTTGCTGCAATGCGTCAAGACGCCGGGACGGCCGCCGGCGTGTCGGGGGCACCCCGCATCAATGAGAGTACACGGTAGCCTGCCTCGGACGCCTGGCAAGGCAAGCCCGAAAAGGACCGCGTTGGGGGCGCGGGGCGGACAGCCGCGGCAGAGGGAGGATCTCTCTGGGGGAGAACGCGCTTCAGGCGCGCTCGTCGCGCTCGGCCTCGAGCTCGCGCACGCGGGCCCGCAGGGCCTCGAGCTCCTTTCGGGAGTCGGTCTCGGAAAACTCGAGCCAGGGCCGCATCCAGCCGCGCAGGGCTGTCTCCATCTGCTCCTGGGCGGCCCGGTAGGCGGCGAGGCCGGTCTCCAGCCCCTTCTCCAGGAACCGTTCGTAGGCGGATTCCCCGTCCTGGATGATGTGGTGGAGAAAGTCCACGGGGAGGAGGTTGCGCTGGTCTTTCTCTTCTTCGAGGATGATTTGGGTGAGGATGACCTTGGAGAGGTCCTCGCCCGTGGAGGCGTCCACCACCTCCACCGTGTTCCCCTCGCGGATGCGCTCCGCGATCTGGCGCAGATTCACGTACTGGCTGTGGACCGTGTCGTAGAGGCGCCGGTTGGCGTACTTCTTCACGAGGATGTGCCGGGAGCGGAGTTCGTCGGGCATGTGTGCGACTCGTTTCTGGGGCAGCCGTCGGCGCGGGGCATGGGGCATAGAGCCTGGGGCATGGGGCATGGGGCGCAGAGCACGGGGCCTGGCGCACGGGGATCCACAACGGACCACGGACAACGGACAACCGCCCAACGCTTATCTTGCCGCCACCTCCACCCTTGCGTCGGGCCACAGGATGGCGTCCATCTCGGTGCCGGCGATTTCCTCTCGCTCCATGAGGGCCTCGGTCAGGCGCTCCAGGGCGTCGCGGTGCTCGGTCAGGAGGGCGGAGGCACGCTCTTCGGCGGAGCGCACGATGGCCTCGATCTCCTGGTCGATGATCCAGCCCATCTCTTCCGAGTAGGTCTTCTCCTGGGCGAGCCGCTTCCCGAGGAAGACGTGCTCCTCGCCCCGGCTGAAGGTCACGGGCCCGATCCGCTCGCTCATGCCCCACTGGCACACCATCTTTTCGGCGAGATCGGTGGACTGCTTCAGGTCGCTCTGGGCGCCGGTGGAGGTCTCGTCGAAGACCAGGAGCTCGGCGGCCCGCCCCCCCATGTTCACCGCGAGTTTTCCCAGGAGGTAGCTCCTGGGGTAGTAGTGGCGGTCGCCCTCGGGCACGAGCTGGGTGAGCCCGAGCGCCCGGCCCCGGGGGATGATGGTCACCTTGTAGACCGGGTCCATGCCGGGGATGAGCTTCGCCACCAGGGTGTGGCCGGCTTCGTGGCAGGCGGTGATCCGGCGCTCGTTTTCGTCCGTGAGGCCGGGGCGTTCGATCCCCATGACGACCTTGTCCTTGGCCAGGTCGAAGTGGCGCATGGAGACGAGAGTCTCGTTGGTACGGGCGGCAAAGAGCGTCGCCTCGTTGCAGAGGTTTTCCAGATCGGCCCCGCTCATGCCCGGGGTCGCCCGCCCCACGATCGCCAGGTCCACGTCGGGTGCGAGGGGGATCTTGCGGGTGTGGACCTTCAGAATGGCCGTGCGCTCGTCGAGGGTGGGGAGATCGATGACCACGTGCCGGTCGAACCGGCCCGGCCGCAGCAGCGCGGGGTCGAGCACGTCGGGCCGGTTGCTGGCGGCGATCACGATGACCCGCTCGTGGCCCTCGAAGCCGTCCATCTCGCCCAGCAGTTGGTTGAGGGTCTGTTCGCGCTCGTCGTGGCCGCCCCCCAGGCCCGTGCCCCGGGACCGCCCCACCGCGTCGATCTCGTCGATGAAGATGATGCTCGGCGCCTTGCCCCGAGCCTTCTCGAAGAGGTCGCGCACCCGGGCGGCGCCCACCCCCACGAACATCTCGATGAACTCCGAGGCGCTCGTGGAGAAGAAGGGCACGCCGGCCTCCCCTGCCACCGCCCGTGCCAGCAGGGTCTTGCCCGTGCCGGGCGGGCCCATGAGGAGGACCCCCTTGGGCACCTTGCCCCCGATCTGCTGGTACTTGGCCGGCTCCTTGAGGAAGTCCACCACCTCGAAGAGCTCCCGCTTCGCGCTCTCCATGCCGGCCACGTCCTGGAAGGTGACCTGGGGAACCTTTCCCTCGTAGACCCGGGCCTTGACCTGGCCGAAGTTGCCGAAGGGTCCCATCCGGGCGTTCTGGGCGCGGCGCATGGTCCAGACCCAGAAGCCCAGCAGCAGCAGCCAGGGCAGGCTGTTGGCCAGGATGACCCACCAGAGGTTCTGTGCCGCCGCCCGCCGCACCTGGATCTCCACCTGGTGCGCCTCCAGGAGCCGCAGGAGGTCGGGATCCTCGAAGGGAGGAAGGGGGGTGGAGAAGGTCTGGATTGGGCCCGGGGCTCCCGGCAGGACGATGCCATTCAGGAATCGGCCCGAGATCTCGTCCTCGGAGAGCGTGACCTCCCGGACGTTGCCGGCGGCCAGCTCCTGCTTGAACTGGGTGTAGGAGAGCGCCGGGCTCGGAGGGCGCGCCGAGCGGTTCATGTTGTCGAGCAGCACGCTGAAGAGCAGGAGCGCAACCAGCAGTCCCGCCGCCCTGCGCCAGGGAAACCGTTCCATGGACACCTCTCTGGTGAGAAACCCGGCTACCGTACCGAAATTCGGGCCCACGGTCAAACGCCCACGGC
This window contains:
- a CDS encoding polyhydroxyalkanoate synthesis regulator DNA-binding domain-containing protein gives rise to the protein MPDELRSRHILVKKYANRRLYDTVHSQYVNLRQIAERIREGNTVEVVDASTGEDLSKVILTQIILEEEKDQRNLLPVDFLHHIIQDGESAYERFLEKGLETGLAAYRAAQEQMETALRGWMRPWLEFSETDSRKELEALRARVRELEAERDERA
- the phaE gene encoding class III poly(R)-hydroxyalkanoic acid synthase subunit PhaE; amino-acid sequence: MNWTEQTQAMLRSWTETQKKLWEGWAEAAQRSAPAGGEAPAWAEWGQRWRDLARQSLEGLGASTTGVPREVAERLFTGEDVFLRFVEQALAVMHTVAPKIDAGEDWADLLRRQFRQIKETMTQAPAPWFTPEAAAAMARDMPELWKLYAQELQKLGAPWLESLRGARGHLGEAMSGDRQAVVRMYNLFMDTFGSTAGKFAAAPAIGYTREFQEKVTSAFETWVEVRRTEVDFHTEMVNTGLRAMEGLLRELVEKSERGEKIESLRALFDLWVATAEKTYFEMASTDAFAEVQGRFVNAAMQHRIRERELMDALMKSLHLPTRRELDDAYRHLHDLKNEVRALRREVSQMRAAPATAPATPAPPAAPGAAAPAADPAPPNATTRRKSSSRARSSASRTGKKEG
- the ftsH gene encoding ATP-dependent zinc metalloprotease FtsH, whose amino-acid sequence is MERFPWRRAAGLLVALLLFSVLLDNMNRSARPPSPALSYTQFKQELAAGNVREVTLSEDEISGRFLNGIVLPGAPGPIQTFSTPLPPFEDPDLLRLLEAHQVEIQVRRAAAQNLWWVILANSLPWLLLLGFWVWTMRRAQNARMGPFGNFGQVKARVYEGKVPQVTFQDVAGMESAKRELFEVVDFLKEPAKYQQIGGKVPKGVLLMGPPGTGKTLLARAVAGEAGVPFFSTSASEFIEMFVGVGAARVRDLFEKARGKAPSIIFIDEIDAVGRSRGTGLGGGHDEREQTLNQLLGEMDGFEGHERVIVIAASNRPDVLDPALLRPGRFDRHVVIDLPTLDERTAILKVHTRKIPLAPDVDLAIVGRATPGMSGADLENLCNEATLFAARTNETLVSMRHFDLAKDKVVMGIERPGLTDENERRITACHEAGHTLVAKLIPGMDPVYKVTIIPRGRALGLTQLVPEGDRHYYPRSYLLGKLAVNMGGRAAELLVFDETSTGAQSDLKQSTDLAEKMVCQWGMSERIGPVTFSRGEEHVFLGKRLAQEKTYSEEMGWIIDQEIEAIVRSAEERASALLTEHRDALERLTEALMEREEIAGTEMDAILWPDARVEVAAR